The Motacilla alba alba isolate MOTALB_02 chromosome 27, Motacilla_alba_V1.0_pri, whole genome shotgun sequence genome includes a window with the following:
- the SLC25A39 gene encoding solute carrier family 25 member 39 isoform X2 encodes MAEKMPPSPSGGITPLQQMLASGTGAILTSLFVTPLDVVKIRLQAQRTPFSKVLAAQSVPWGAQPATWKCFLYCNGLMDHLYVCQNGNGCTAWYKAPGHFTGTLDAFVKITRYEGIRSLWSGLPPTLVMAVPATVIYFTTYDQLRDYLHARMGSWNHYIPLLAGALARLGAVTVISPLELIRTKMQSQQLSYRELRVCIQSAVAQDGWLSLWRGWGPTVLRDVPFSALYWFNYELVRTWLCRQAWLDGATFMVSFASGAISGTVAAVLTLPFDVVKTQRQIELGDSEVHPVTASKPSSTWLLMQRIRAESGTRGLFAGFLPRVIKVAPACAIMISTYEFGKSFFQKLNQEQQLRGL; translated from the exons ATGGCTGAGAAGATGCCACCGAGCCCCAGCGGGGGCATCACGCCGCTGCAGCAGATGCTGGCCTCGGGGACAGGTGCCATCCTCACCTCCCTCTTCG TGACGCCGCTGGACGTGGTGAAGATCCGGCTGCAGGCCCAGAGGACCCCCTTCTCCAAAG TGTTGGCAGCGCAGTCAGTGCCCTGGGGCGCTCAGCCGGCCACAT GGAAGTGTTTCCTCTACTGCAACGGGCTCATGGACCACCTGTACGTCTGCCAGAACGGCAACGGCTGCACCGCCTGGTACAAGGCCCCCGGCCACTTCACCGGCACGCTG GATGCCTTTGTGAAGATCACACGCTATGAGGGCATCAGATCTCTGTGGAGCGGCTTGCCCCCCACCCT GGTCATGGCTGTGCCAGCCACTGTCATTTACTTCACCACCTATGACCAGCTCCGGGACTACCTGCACGCCCGGATGGGGAGCTGGAACCACTACATCCCCTTGCTGGCTGGGGCCCTCGCCAGGC TGGGTGCTGTGACAGTCATCAGCCCCCTGGAGCTGATCCGCACCAAGATGCagtcccagcagctcagctacCGCGAGCTGCGCGTCTGCATCCAGTCAGCAGTGGCCCAGGACGGCTGGCTGTCcctctggaggggctggggacccACCGTGCTGCGGGACGTCCCCTTCTCGG ccctgtaCTGGTTTAACTACGAGCTGGTGAGGAcgtggctctgcaggcaggccTGGCTGGACGGGGCCACCTTCATGGTCAGCTTCGCATCCGGGGCCATCTCTGGCACG GTGGCCGCAGTGCTGACGCTGCCCTTCGACGTGGTCAAAACCCAGCGGCAGATCGAGCTGGGAGACAGTGAGGTGCACCCAG tCACAGCCTCCAAGCCTTCCTCCACCTGGCTGCTCATGCAGCGGATCCGCGCCGAGTCTGGCACCCGGGGGCTCTTTGCAG GGTTCCTGCCGCGCGTCATCAAGGTGGCACCTGCCTGCGCCATCATGATCAGCACCTATGAATTTGGCAAGAGCTTCTTCCAGAAGCTGaaccaggaacagcagctgcgGGGATTGTGA
- the RUNDC3A gene encoding RUN domain-containing protein 3A isoform X1 gives MEASWVPAAMALGLSSKKASSRNIAVERKNLITVCRFSVKTLLEKYTADPIDDSSEEFINFAAILEQILSHRFKGPVSWFSSDGQRGFWDYIRLACSKVPNNCVSSIENMENISTSRAKGRAWIRVALMEKRMSEYISTALRDTRTTRRFYDDGAIMLREESTVLTGMLIGLSAIDFSFCLKGEVMDGKTPVVIDYTPYLKFTQSYDYLSEEEERGSVESSTSEDSSPEHPYLPLVTDEDSWYNKWRKMEQKFRIVYAQKGYLEELVRLRESQLKDLEAENKRLKLRLEEVMVQNQLEKRELEGVILELQEQLTGLIPCENPQLAQLSKEMVTPLVNQWPSLGTLNGNESGSDSKLYRRHSFVSTDQLSAENSLSSDSQRLGEGKREGEPWGPLGKDPTPSMLGLCGSLASLPSCKSLASLKSNECLVSDSTEASPTRSPS, from the exons ATGGAAGCGAGCTGGGTGCCGGCTGCCATGGCTCTGGGGCTCTCCTCCAAGAAAGCTTCCTCCAGGAACATCGCCGTGGAGAGGAAAAACCTCATCACCGTCTGCAG GTTCTCGGTGAAGACCCTTCTGGAGAAGTACACGGCGGATCCCATCGACGACTCCTCCGAGGAGTTCATTAACTTCGCTGCCATCCTCGAGCAGATCCTCAGCCACCGCTTCAAAG GCCCTGTCAGCTGGTTCAGCTCTGATGGACAGCGCGGGTTTTGGGATTACATCCGCCTGGCCTGCAGCAAGGTCCCCAACAACTGCGTCAGCAGCATCGAGAACATGGAGAACATCAGCACCTCCAGGGCCAAG GGCCGGGCCTGGATCCGCGTGGCGCTGATGGAGAAGCGAATGTCCGAGTACATCTCCACGGCCCTGCGGGACACTCGGACCACCAG GCGGTTTTACGATGACGGGGCCATCATGCTGCGGGAGGAGTCCACGGTGCTCACGGGGATGCTCATCGGGCTCAGCGCCATCGACTTCAG CTTCTGCCTGAAGGGAGAGGTGATGGACGGCAAAACGCCCGTGGTCATTGACTACACGCCCTACCTGAAGTTCACGCAGAG CTATGACTACCTGagcgaggaggaggagcgggGCAGCGTGGAGAGCAGCACGAGCGAGGACAGCTCACCTGAGCACCCCTACCTGCCCCTGGTCACCGACGAGGACAGCTGGTACAACAAGTGGCGCAAGATGGAGCAGAAATTCCGCATCGTTTATGCCCAAAAG GGGtacctggaggagctggtgcGGCTGCGGGAGTCGCAGCTGAAGGACCTGGAGGCGGAGAACAAGCGGCTGAAGCTCCGGCTGGAGGAGGTGATGGTGCAGAACCAGCTGGagaagagggagctggagggcgtcatcctggagctgcaggagcagct GACGGGGCTGATCCCCTGTGAGAACCCACAGCTGGCCCAGCTCTCCAAGGAGATGGTGACACCCCTGGTCAACCAGTGGCCCTCCCTGGGGACCCTCAATGGCAACGAGAGCGGCTCGGACAGCAAACTCTACAGGAG gcacagcttcgTGAGCACCGACCAGCTCTCTGCCGAGAACAGCCTCAGCTCCGACTCCCAGCGCCTGGGCGAGGGCAAGCGCGAAGGGGAGCCCTGGGGGCCCTTGG GGAAGGACCCCACGCCCTCCATGCTGGGGCTCTGCGGCTCCCTggcctccctgcccagctgcaagTCCCTGGCCAGCCTCAAGTCCAACGAGTGCCTGGTGAGCGACAGCACGGAAGCCAGCCCGACCCGCAGCCCCAGCTGA
- the SLC25A39 gene encoding solute carrier family 25 member 39 isoform X1 yields the protein MAEKMPPSPSGGITPLQQMLASGTGAILTSLFVTPLDVVKIRLQAQRTPFSKGKCFLYCNGLMDHLYVCQNGNGCTAWYKAPGHFTGTLDAFVKITRYEGIRSLWSGLPPTLVMAVPATVIYFTTYDQLRDYLHARMGSWNHYIPLLAGALARLGAVTVISPLELIRTKMQSQQLSYRELRVCIQSAVAQDGWLSLWRGWGPTVLRDVPFSALYWFNYELVRTWLCRQAWLDGATFMVSFASGAISGTVAAVLTLPFDVVKTQRQIELGDSEVHPVTASKPSSTWLLMQRIRAESGTRGLFAGFLPRVIKVAPACAIMISTYEFGKSFFQKLNQEQQLRGL from the exons ATGGCTGAGAAGATGCCACCGAGCCCCAGCGGGGGCATCACGCCGCTGCAGCAGATGCTGGCCTCGGGGACAGGTGCCATCCTCACCTCCCTCTTCG TGACGCCGCTGGACGTGGTGAAGATCCGGCTGCAGGCCCAGAGGACCCCCTTCTCCAAAG GGAAGTGTTTCCTCTACTGCAACGGGCTCATGGACCACCTGTACGTCTGCCAGAACGGCAACGGCTGCACCGCCTGGTACAAGGCCCCCGGCCACTTCACCGGCACGCTG GATGCCTTTGTGAAGATCACACGCTATGAGGGCATCAGATCTCTGTGGAGCGGCTTGCCCCCCACCCT GGTCATGGCTGTGCCAGCCACTGTCATTTACTTCACCACCTATGACCAGCTCCGGGACTACCTGCACGCCCGGATGGGGAGCTGGAACCACTACATCCCCTTGCTGGCTGGGGCCCTCGCCAGGC TGGGTGCTGTGACAGTCATCAGCCCCCTGGAGCTGATCCGCACCAAGATGCagtcccagcagctcagctacCGCGAGCTGCGCGTCTGCATCCAGTCAGCAGTGGCCCAGGACGGCTGGCTGTCcctctggaggggctggggacccACCGTGCTGCGGGACGTCCCCTTCTCGG ccctgtaCTGGTTTAACTACGAGCTGGTGAGGAcgtggctctgcaggcaggccTGGCTGGACGGGGCCACCTTCATGGTCAGCTTCGCATCCGGGGCCATCTCTGGCACG GTGGCCGCAGTGCTGACGCTGCCCTTCGACGTGGTCAAAACCCAGCGGCAGATCGAGCTGGGAGACAGTGAGGTGCACCCAG tCACAGCCTCCAAGCCTTCCTCCACCTGGCTGCTCATGCAGCGGATCCGCGCCGAGTCTGGCACCCGGGGGCTCTTTGCAG GGTTCCTGCCGCGCGTCATCAAGGTGGCACCTGCCTGCGCCATCATGATCAGCACCTATGAATTTGGCAAGAGCTTCTTCCAGAAGCTGaaccaggaacagcagctgcgGGGATTGTGA
- the RUNDC3A gene encoding RUN domain-containing protein 3A isoform X2: MEASWVPAAMALGLSSKKASSRNIAVERKNLITVCRFSVKTLLEKYTADPIDDSSEEFINFAAILEQILSHRFKGPVSWFSSDGQRGFWDYIRLACSKVPNNCVSSIENMENISTSRAKGRAWIRVALMEKRMSEYISTALRDTRTTRRFYDDGAIMLREESTVLTGMLIGLSAIDFSFCLKGEVMDGKTPVVIDYTPYLKFTQSYDYLSEEEERGSVESSTSEDSSPEHPYLPLVTDEDSWYNKWRKMEQKFRIVYAQKGYLEELVRLRESQLKDLEAENKRLKLRLEEVMVQNQLEKRELEGVILELQEQLTGLIPCENPQLAQLSKEMVTPLVNQWPSLGTLNGNESGSDSKLYRREGPHALHAGALRLPGLPAQLQVPGQPQVQRVPGERQHGSQPDPQPQLRPPAPAPPPGPA, translated from the exons ATGGAAGCGAGCTGGGTGCCGGCTGCCATGGCTCTGGGGCTCTCCTCCAAGAAAGCTTCCTCCAGGAACATCGCCGTGGAGAGGAAAAACCTCATCACCGTCTGCAG GTTCTCGGTGAAGACCCTTCTGGAGAAGTACACGGCGGATCCCATCGACGACTCCTCCGAGGAGTTCATTAACTTCGCTGCCATCCTCGAGCAGATCCTCAGCCACCGCTTCAAAG GCCCTGTCAGCTGGTTCAGCTCTGATGGACAGCGCGGGTTTTGGGATTACATCCGCCTGGCCTGCAGCAAGGTCCCCAACAACTGCGTCAGCAGCATCGAGAACATGGAGAACATCAGCACCTCCAGGGCCAAG GGCCGGGCCTGGATCCGCGTGGCGCTGATGGAGAAGCGAATGTCCGAGTACATCTCCACGGCCCTGCGGGACACTCGGACCACCAG GCGGTTTTACGATGACGGGGCCATCATGCTGCGGGAGGAGTCCACGGTGCTCACGGGGATGCTCATCGGGCTCAGCGCCATCGACTTCAG CTTCTGCCTGAAGGGAGAGGTGATGGACGGCAAAACGCCCGTGGTCATTGACTACACGCCCTACCTGAAGTTCACGCAGAG CTATGACTACCTGagcgaggaggaggagcgggGCAGCGTGGAGAGCAGCACGAGCGAGGACAGCTCACCTGAGCACCCCTACCTGCCCCTGGTCACCGACGAGGACAGCTGGTACAACAAGTGGCGCAAGATGGAGCAGAAATTCCGCATCGTTTATGCCCAAAAG GGGtacctggaggagctggtgcGGCTGCGGGAGTCGCAGCTGAAGGACCTGGAGGCGGAGAACAAGCGGCTGAAGCTCCGGCTGGAGGAGGTGATGGTGCAGAACCAGCTGGagaagagggagctggagggcgtcatcctggagctgcaggagcagct GACGGGGCTGATCCCCTGTGAGAACCCACAGCTGGCCCAGCTCTCCAAGGAGATGGTGACACCCCTGGTCAACCAGTGGCCCTCCCTGGGGACCCTCAATGGCAACGAGAGCGGCTCGGACAGCAAACTCTACAGGAG GGAAGGACCCCACGCCCTCCATGCTGGGGCTCTGCGGCTCCCTggcctccctgcccagctgcaagTCCCTGGCCAGCCTCAAGTCCAACGAGTGCCTGGTGAGCGACAGCACGGAAGCCAGCCCGACCCGCAGCCCCAGCTGAGACCCCcggcccccgcgccgccccccggccccgcctgA
- the RUNDC3A gene encoding RUN domain-containing protein 3A isoform X3: MENISTSRAKGRAWIRVALMEKRMSEYISTALRDTRTTRRFYDDGAIMLREESTVLTGMLIGLSAIDFSFCLKGEVMDGKTPVVIDYTPYLKFTQSYDYLSEEEERGSVESSTSEDSSPEHPYLPLVTDEDSWYNKWRKMEQKFRIVYAQKGYLEELVRLRESQLKDLEAENKRLKLRLEEVMVQNQLEKRELEGVILELQEQLTGLIPCENPQLAQLSKEMVTPLVNQWPSLGTLNGNESGSDSKLYRRHSFVSTDQLSAENSLSSDSQRLGEGKREGEPWGPLGKDPTPSMLGLCGSLASLPSCKSLASLKSNECLVSDSTEASPTRSPS, translated from the exons ATGGAGAACATCAGCACCTCCAGGGCCAAG GGCCGGGCCTGGATCCGCGTGGCGCTGATGGAGAAGCGAATGTCCGAGTACATCTCCACGGCCCTGCGGGACACTCGGACCACCAG GCGGTTTTACGATGACGGGGCCATCATGCTGCGGGAGGAGTCCACGGTGCTCACGGGGATGCTCATCGGGCTCAGCGCCATCGACTTCAG CTTCTGCCTGAAGGGAGAGGTGATGGACGGCAAAACGCCCGTGGTCATTGACTACACGCCCTACCTGAAGTTCACGCAGAG CTATGACTACCTGagcgaggaggaggagcgggGCAGCGTGGAGAGCAGCACGAGCGAGGACAGCTCACCTGAGCACCCCTACCTGCCCCTGGTCACCGACGAGGACAGCTGGTACAACAAGTGGCGCAAGATGGAGCAGAAATTCCGCATCGTTTATGCCCAAAAG GGGtacctggaggagctggtgcGGCTGCGGGAGTCGCAGCTGAAGGACCTGGAGGCGGAGAACAAGCGGCTGAAGCTCCGGCTGGAGGAGGTGATGGTGCAGAACCAGCTGGagaagagggagctggagggcgtcatcctggagctgcaggagcagct GACGGGGCTGATCCCCTGTGAGAACCCACAGCTGGCCCAGCTCTCCAAGGAGATGGTGACACCCCTGGTCAACCAGTGGCCCTCCCTGGGGACCCTCAATGGCAACGAGAGCGGCTCGGACAGCAAACTCTACAGGAG gcacagcttcgTGAGCACCGACCAGCTCTCTGCCGAGAACAGCCTCAGCTCCGACTCCCAGCGCCTGGGCGAGGGCAAGCGCGAAGGGGAGCCCTGGGGGCCCTTGG GGAAGGACCCCACGCCCTCCATGCTGGGGCTCTGCGGCTCCCTggcctccctgcccagctgcaagTCCCTGGCCAGCCTCAAGTCCAACGAGTGCCTGGTGAGCGACAGCACGGAAGCCAGCCCGACCCGCAGCCCCAGCTGA